One window of Pseudomonas urmiensis genomic DNA carries:
- a CDS encoding glycine zipper domain-containing protein, with protein MKKYSSILLLSLGLLSGVAMAGGTTEAGIGGALGGVLGSVVGQQIGGSTGGAIGAGLGGAAGSAVGADKRQRGEAAIGGALGAAGGNVLGRSVGGTNGSYIGAAAGGGAGGALGNYMGNKADEDERHERRYRRGYDDDRRHYDRGHHYGHRKNKHKRHWRH; from the coding sequence ATGAAGAAGTACTCCTCGATTCTGTTGTTGTCTCTTGGCCTGCTCAGCGGCGTTGCCATGGCGGGCGGCACCACCGAAGCCGGTATTGGCGGCGCACTGGGTGGGGTACTCGGCTCAGTGGTCGGCCAGCAAATCGGTGGCAGCACCGGTGGCGCCATCGGCGCAGGCCTGGGCGGTGCGGCCGGTAGTGCGGTCGGTGCCGACAAACGCCAGCGCGGCGAAGCAGCAATCGGCGGCGCCCTGGGCGCGGCTGGCGGTAACGTACTCGGCCGCAGCGTCGGCGGCACCAACGGTAGCTACATCGGTGCAGCCGCTGGCGGCGGTGCAGGTGGCGCCCTGGGTAACTACATGGGCAACAAGGCCGATGAAGACGAGCGCCATGAACGCCGCTACCGCCGTGGCTACGACGACGACCGTCGTCACTACGACCGCGGCCACCACTACGGCCATCGCAAGAACAAGCACAAACGCCACTGGCGTCACTGA